A window from Malassezia restricta chromosome I, complete sequence encodes these proteins:
- a CDS encoding FAS-associated factor 2, with protein MADASSVAQLREELAFHGLGGDSFPADDLLQVMLDVEGGDVRAAARSILDAQAAERRVERANPTASPALPAPTHSWVTWCARAVLWPFSFLGAALLWCFRLVQRISPQRPGTDTRGLTRYAQDPKACALRWIHELELETNGSVLPDAASFQRVPLPPFVTMSYSEALRQSKNDIRILMIVLTSRVHNEHDFFCKHVLTDPHLVRMLHSPDLLVWGGDISDREAYRVSALLEATTFPFVAFIALQSRRSRSRGRIVPHPTVLSRLEGSPQTILSASSICAHISDVLLPRTSAYLHELRSERRLREMDRELREEQNLAFEHACLRDQERVIRKRAENERKIENESQRALEEHKHALLEAQKAQWRAWARAYLVPREPDLSVTPVIRVNVKMPDGRNLQRRFFPSDSLEQLYAYVDTLDVHNDDAPVSMPRDYAHSYDFYLVQTYPRRVLSPENMAILLQDVDGLGPSANLIVESSTAHNLDEDDEDDDDNDD; from the coding sequence ATGGCGGACGCGTCGTctgtggcgcagctgcgcgaagAGCTAGCGTTCCATGGTCTCGGCGGTGATTCGTTCCCGGCCGATGATCTGCTTCAAGTCATGCTCGACGTCGAGGgtggcgacgtgcgcgccgccgcgcgctcgaTCCTCGATGCTCAGGCGGCTGAACGACGGGTTGAACGCGCGAATCCGACCGCATCACCAGCGTTACCTGCACCCACGCACTCATGGGTGACTTGGTGCGCGCGTGCTGTGCTGTGGCCTTTCTCTTTCCTTGGTGCGGCGCTTCTGTGGTGCTTCcggctcgtccagcgaATTTCGCCACAACGTCCAGGCACCGACACTCGTGGTTTGACGCGATATGCGCAAGACCCCAAGGCCTGCGCACTACGGTGGATTCATGAGCTTGAGCTTGAAACGAATGGCTCCGTGCTTCCTGATGCGGCTTCCTTTCAGCGCGTGCCACTGCCTCCATTCGTTACCATGTCGTATTCGGAAGCCCTGCGGCAGTCTAAGAATGATATCCGAATTCTCATGATCGTTCTTACGAGTCGTGTTCATAATGAGCACGATTTTTTCTGTAAGCATGTCTTGACAGATCCACATCTCGTCCGCATGCTGCACTCGCCTGATCTCCTTGTGTGGGGCGGTGATATTTCCGATCGCGAGGCATATCGTGTGAGTGCGCTACTCGAGGCGACGACCTTTCCTTTCGTGGCCTTTATTGCTCTTCAGTCACGTCGCTCAAGATCTCGTGGCCGCATTGTGCCACATCCTACGGTCCTATCGCGCCTGGAGGGCTCGCCGCAGACAATCCTGTCGGCTTCTTCGATCTGTGCGCACATCAGCGATGTGTTGCTTCCACGTACAAGCGCATACCTCCATGAGCTTCGAAGCGAACGGCGTCTCCGTGAGATGGATCGAGAGCTGCGTGAGGAACAAAATCTTGCTTTCGAACATGCGTGCCTACGTGATCAGGAGCGTGTGATCCGGAAACGGGCGGAAAATGAGCGCAAGATTGAGAATGAAAGCCAACGTGCATTGGAGGAGCATAAGCATGCACTTTTGGAGGCACAAAAGGCGCAATGGCGGGCATGGGCACGCGCTTACCTCGTGCCCCGAGAGCCTGATCTGAGCGTGACCCCTGTTATTCGTGTCAATGTCAAGATGCCTGATGGTCGCAACCTTCAGCGCAGATTCTTTCCCTCTGACTCCTTGGAGCAGCTCTATGCGTACGTTGATACACTGGATGTACACAACGATGACGCACCTGTATCTATGCCCCGCGATTACGCACACTCATACGACTTTTATCTCGTGCAAACGTATCCACGCCGTGTGCTGTCGCCAGAGAACATGGCAATTCTCTTGCAAGACGTCGATGGCCTAGGGCCTAGTGCGAACCTTATTGTCGAgtcgtcgacggcgcacaACCTGGATGAAgatgatgaagatgacgacgacaatgACGATTAA
- a CDS encoding cortical ER protein involved in ER-plasma membrane tethering has protein sequence MSLSSVDPVQADFVIKFEGFPKIFADGTKRAPPGFLDERAQELERLMARLRDVGLVSVSRAGPRARGQVLVFVHIEHAVLQEMRQIERSQDFLHGVVTAEELSMDEPFKPAERVRYTHKRITAPYRASSAEQGAGITARCAEFPHVMDMMPLHDSSFNQAWIKTWSHVSLASIVYGIDQSEIDKLRDHFGVHIAMYFAFLNAYSKSLVPMAVTGFIFWLSGLANHHMYACLVVLWAIAFVEYWHIRERMLAVRWGMTGVSSVSERNSHFTPRTKSLSPITGMEEEVFENWRHDVRSLLCVPVTILFLVFLVSTMAAIFLFQVVVDEVYDGPAKSLVALIPTILFSTCIPLIQSAWRMAAQIMTNFENHATVHRFQSSLTSKIFGMQSVVTYGILALTTYMYLPFGEYLINQLQVHGYLDRLFAFVTRDPNAFKGRIQPFHVSPTGLHDQLFAMSVTQQLMNTFTEVILPILWRHAEKFINKIRGSSRRKELEAFAKTNRDQAFLERVQNEFDLDVYDEFTDYAEMATQLGVISLWSVLWPLAPVMSVVNNFFELRSDAFKLVVNMRRPIPRRVESIGSWSSVLSYLAHLSFFTNFTMLFIFDTFKPDSASSYKPPSNELRKRIELWLQPFFAALLLNYAFSMVPSIVRYVLERTMWQNSAEDVSIRRRLHQNRVALISRFEKYDTMKQTHTSVPTLDAASQPGSFWHPSSDTGVSYIASAAKAT, from the coding sequence ATGTCGCTCAGCTCAGTGGATCCCGTCCAGGCTGATTTTGTGATCAAATTTGAGGGATTTCCAAAGATTTTTGCGGATGGCACGAAACGGGCTCCGCCTGGATTCCTGGACGAGCGTGCCCAGGAGCTTGAGCGTCTTATGGCGCGTTTACGTGACGTGGGACTAGTGAGCGTGTCTCGTGCAGGcccgcgcgcacgcggccaGGTGCTTGTTTTCGTGCATATCGAGCATGCTGTTTTGCAGGAAATGCGGCAGATAGAGCGCTCACAGGACTTCTTGCATGGCGTTGTCACCGCCGAGGAGCTGAGTATGGATGAGCCGTTCAAACCGGCAGAGCGAGTTCGGTACACACACAAGCGCATTACGGCTCCGTACCGCGCTTCATCTGCAGAACAAGGAGCGGGCATCACGGCCCGTTGCGCGGAATTTCCGCATGTCATGGATATGATGCCGCTGCATGACTCGTCATTTAATCAAGCATGGATCAAAACGTGGTCGCATGTATCGTTAGCGTCCATTGTATATGGCATTGATCAGAGTGAGATTGACAAACTCCGTGATCACTTTGGAGTGCACATTGCCATGTATTTTGCGTTCCTCAATGCATACTccaagtcgctcgtgcctATGGCTGTGACGGGCTTCATTTTCTGGCTCAGCGGCCTGGCCAATCACCACATGTATGCCTGCCTTGTTGTGCTCTGGGCCATTGCATTTGTGGAATACTGGCACATCCGAGAGCGAATGCTCGCGGTACGTTGGGGCATGACGGGTGTGTCGTCTGTCTCAGAGCGCAACAGCCATTTTACCCCCCGCACCAAGTCGCTGAGCCCCATTACTGGTATGGAAGAAGAGGTGTTTGAGAATTGGCGTCACGATGTACGTTCTCTGCTTTGCGTTCCTGTTACGATCTTGTTCCTGGTGTTTCTGGTCAGCACCATGGCGGCTATCTTCCTCTTCCAGGTCGTGGTGGACGAAGTGTACGACGGCCCGGCGAAATCGCTTGTCGCACTCATTCCAACCATTCTTTTTTCCACTTGCATCCCTCTTATTCAGtcggcatggcgcatggcagCACAAATTATGACCAACTTTGAGAACCATGCCACCGTGCACCGCTTCCAATCCAGCCTTACGTCTAAGATTTTTGGCATGCAGTCTGTCGTAACGTATGGCATCCTTGCTCTTACTACGTACATGTATTTGCCCTTTGGCGAGTACCTTATCAACCAACTACAAGTCCACGGCTACCTAGACCGCCTGTTTGCGTTTGTCACGCGTGATCCGAATGCATTCAAGGGCCGGATTCAGCCATTCCATGTGAGTCCTACAGGCCTGCATGACCAGCTGTTCGCCATGTCTGTAACACAGCAGCTTATGAACACATTCACGGAGGTGATACTGCCTATTCTTTGGCGTCACGCCGAAAAGTTTATAAATAAGATCCGTGGCTCGTCACGGAGGAAAGAGCTCGAAGCCTTCGCCAAGACAAATCGGGACCAAGCATTTCTCGAGCGCGTTCAAAATGAGTTTGACCTGGATGTGTATGATGAATTCACCGACTATGCGGAgatggcgacgcagctggGCGTGATCTCGTTGTGGTCCGTGCTTTGGCCTCTGGCACCGGTCATGAGTGTGGTCAACAACTTTTTCGAGCTGCGTTCAGACGCATTCAAACTTGTGGTCAATATGCGCCGGCCTATACCACGTCGTGTCGAGTCCATCGGAAGCTGGTCGAGCGTACTCTCCTACCTTGCGCACCTATCTTTTTTTACCAACTTCACCATGCTGTTCATCTTTGACACGTTCAAACCAGACTCAGCAAGCTCTTACAAACCTCCGTCTAATGAATTGCGTAAGCGCATAGAACTGTGGCTCCAACCCTTCTTTGCGGCGCTATTGCTCAACTATGCCTTCTCTATGGTGCCCAGTATCGTTCGCTACGTCTTAGAACGCACCATGTGGCAAAACAGCGCCGAGGATGTATCCATCCGCCGCCGATTGCACCAGAATCGTGTCGCCCTCATCAGCCGCTTTGAAAAATACGACACAATGAAGCAGACGCACACGTCTGTACCCACGCTGGATGCCGCGTCCCAACCAGGCTCCTTCTGGCACCCCTCGTCCGACACAGGCGTGTCGTATATTGCCAGTGCCGCCAAAGCCACCTAG
- a CDS encoding Na+/H+ antiporter, with amino-acid sequence MYDIIETELSQMSKGLSIMGGFVVIYGLISFFVKERMYLSEPLLAVTVGIVIGPHVLNWVDPYSWADDTIINEITYEISRLVIAVQVLFTGIALPEKYLRSEWRSLSMLLLVIMTIAWFITALLIWGLVKNVTFLEALCISSAVTPTDPVLANSITSGQYAEEHVPENVRHIILAESGANDGLGFPFMFLAVVLLVRTGMDKGTSVGEEIWRWFYGVIVYDIFLSIAYGIVVGYIARKSLRWAAEHKLIDMSNFFGYGFGLALFTVGTAGLFGTDDILACFVVGNVFTWDDWFRLRQEETDFQEIIDMLLNVAIFMYIGMIIPWQDYSNEDIGLSGWRMVLLGITVILLRRPPWVIALQKFIPALKSWQQGFFAGWFGPIGVGAVYYIEVAIRSVPHDHTRDHLRRITKPVVLFCVFSSVLMHGVTIPITYFGPRVMRHSYSIKFFPRNNDPFRPRHLLSRLMTWEAPTQAEDQEQQDSPAKAESPVASPVMPLHHGHVPFSRQVDGQDPPDKIIAHGGHIAHMRSDHGNHDSSAVHSHISKPAPAIVM; translated from the coding sequence ATGTATGATATTATCGAGACAGAGTTGTCACAGATGTCCAAGGGGCTTTCCATTATGGGAGGCTTCGTGGTCATCTATGGTCTCATTAGTTTTTTTGTCAAAGAGCGCATGTACCTCTCAGAGCCGTTGCTGGCTGTGACTGTGGGTATTGTGATCGGCCCACACGTCCTGAACTGGGTGGACCCGTATTCATGGGCCGATGATACTATTATCAATGAAATTACCTATGAAATATCACGACTTGTTATTGCTGTGCAAGTCCTTTTCACCGGTATTGCATTGCCGGAAAAGTACTTGCGTAGCGAATGGAGAAGCTTGTCGATGCTCCTTCTCGTCATTATGACGATAGCATGGTTCATTACGGCTTTACTGATTTGGGGTCTCGTAAAAAATGTGACgttcctcgaggcgctATGCATTTCATCGGCCGTGACGCCCACTGATCCCGTGCTAGCCAACTCGATCACATCTGGCCAGTATGCTGAGGAACATGTCCCCGAAAATGTGCGCCACATTATCCTCGCAGAGAGTGGTGCGAACGACGGACTGGGCTTTCCTTTTATGTTCCTAGCTGTGGTTCTGCTTGTCCGAACCGGTATGGACAAGGGCACCTCTGTCGGTGAAGAAATCTGGCGCTGGTTTTACGGTGTGATTGTGTATGATATTTTTCTGTCGATTGCATATGGCATTGTGGTCGGCTATATCGCACGAAAATCACTGCGCTGGGCTGCTGAGCACAAGCTCATTGACATGTCGAACTTTTTCGGTTATGGCTTCGGCCTAGCCTTGTTCACTGTCGGCACGGCAGGTCTGTTTGGCACTGATGACATTTTGGCGTGCTTTGTTGTTGGGAACGTTTTCACGTGGGATGACTGGTTCCGTTTGCGCCAAGAAGAAACAGACTTTCAGGAAATTATCGATATGCTCCTTAACGTGGCCATTTTCATGTACATCGGGATGATTATTCCTTGGCAAGATTACAGCAACGAGGATATTGGCTTATCAGGGTGGCGTATGGTGTTACTTGGCATTACTGTAATTCTGCTCCGTCGACCTCCTTGGGTGATTGCGCTCCAAAAGTTCATTCCAGCGCTTAAATCATGGCAGCAAGGCTTTTTCGCTGGTTGGTTTGGCCCGATTGGCGTGGGTGCAGTGTATTATATCGAAGTGGCCATTCGCTCGGTGCCGCACGATCACACGCGTGACCACTTGCGCCGAATTACGAAGCCTGTCGTTCTCTTCTGCGTGTTTTCGTCTGTTCTTATGCATGGTGTGACGATTCCCATCACGTACTTTGGTCCTCGTGTCATGCGGCACTCATACTCAATCAAGTTTTTCCCGCGCAATAATGATCCTTTCCGTCCTCGACACTTGCTGTCGCGCCTGATGACTTGGGAAGCGCCTACACAGGCAGAGGACCAAGAGCAGCAAGACTCTCCGGCAAAAGCCGAAAGTCCTGTTGCGTCGCCCGTAATGCCTCTTCATCATGGACACGTTCCCTTCTCGCGCCAGGTGGACGGTCAGGACCCTCCAGACAAGATTATCGCCCACGGCGGGCATATAGCACACATGCGCTCGGATCATGGAAACCATGACTCTTCAGCGGTCCATTCCCACATTTCCAAACCGGCGCCTGCGATTGTCATGTAA
- a CDS encoding methyltransferase, which produces MSSVRQVHPSPDVAKGVEYWESVPATVDGVLGGYGNGTLPRVDALGSRTFLLRTLPYLSSIPPAAYNGTPMEWKESRVKHRGGKGATVTRALDSGAGVGRVTEHVLLPLVDEVHLVEPVHKFLQEAKLRSSSWKPMQQTVESSPFNARKVVYFHQSTLQGFPLANPMSSTDTSQNHLPPTYMNNEATEPPSSPVTYDIILCQWCLQHLSETDLIQFLQDAKKLLRPPQLADDARPGCDGGIIFVKENVCSELPDGSESCWYDQEDYSITRSRKLYERIYAEAGLTVVRTEVQLGFPPELFDVQMWALR; this is translated from the exons atgtcgagcgtTCGGCAGGTACACCCGTCCCCTGACGTAGCCAAGGGAGTCGAATATTGGGAAAGTGTCCCAGCTACTGTGGATGGCGTTTTGGGTGGGTATGGCAATGGTACCCTGCCGCGAGTGGATGCCCTCGGTTCACGAACGTTTCTGCTGCGTACGCTTCCTTACTTGAGTAGTATCCCGCCTGCTGCTTACAATGGGACGCCCATGGAGTGGAAGGAAAGCCGTGTTAAGCACCGCGGCGGTAAGGGGGCGACTGTGACGCGCGCACTCGACTCTGGTGCAGGTGTGGGCCGTGTGACGGAACATGTGCTTTTGCCTTTAGTGGATGAAGTGCATCTTGTTGAGCCCGTGCACAAGTTTCTGCAGGAAGCCAAAttgcgctcttcttcttggAAGCCCATGCAACAGACTGTGGAATCGTCTCCCTTCAACGCACGCAAGGTCGTGTATTTCCATCAATCCACACTGCAGGGCTTTCCTCTGGCTAATCCTATGTCGTCCACTGATACCTCGCAAAATCATCTACCACCCACATATATGAACAATGAAGCAACAGAACCTCCTTCCTCTCCTGTCACCTATGATATTATCTTGTGCCAGTGGTGCCTGCAGCATCTGTCTGAAACTGACCTGATTCAGTTTCTCCAAGACGCCAAGAAATTGCTTCGTCCGCCTCAACTggccgacgatgcacgTCCTGgctgcgacggcggcaTAATTTTCGTAAAAGAGAATGTCTGCAGCGAGCTACCAGATGGCAGCGAGTCATGCTGGTACGACCAGGAAGACTATTCCATCACAAGATCGCGAAAATTGTATGAGCGCATTTATGCAGAAGCTGGGCTTACTGTGGTGCGCACAGAGGTGCAACTTGGATTTCCTCCAGAATTATTCGATGTACAGAT GTGGGCCCTACGGTAG